The Novosphingobium sp. Gsoil 351 genome contains the following window.
ACGAAGCACGCCACTACTGGAAAGTCGGTAAGGAATCTGCCGACCATCGCCGCGTGTTCCACGGCATCGGCAACTACGCCAAGGACGGCTTCTCGACCAACCAGATCGAAGGCTATTTCAGCATCTTCAAGCGCGGGATGCGGGGCATCTACCAGCATTGCGCCGAGCAGCATCTGCACCGCTACCTTGCCGAGTTCGATTTCCGTTACAGCAACCGTTCGGCGCTCGGCGTCGAGGATGCAGAGCGCGCCGAGATCGCGCTACGCGGGGTGATCGGCAAGCGGCTCACCTATAAGTCAGCTAACGGCCTTCAAGCCGTCTGCGCCTAAGCCAGAGAAGCGGAACCGCAGTCGATGGCGCACCAAGCCGCACCGAAGAAAACCCCCGGAAAAGACTGCTTTACCGGCCGATTCCCGGTGCGTAGAATCCTCGCCGGAGGCGCGTGAGATGACGAAGCCGGTTCGGCTGACGATCAAAGGGGCCGGTGATGCTGGCGACAACGCGCCCACGGTCGATGACCTGCTTGGGCAGGTTGCGGATTTCGTTGAGATTCTGAAGGGCGTCGAAAAGGCGCTTGGCGACGACCACGGCAATCAGATCGTTTGGCGGGTGACTGACGCAGAGCGACAGAACCCGATTACATTCGAGCTTACCCCGACGCCAATCAGGGCGGGGATAATCATTGATGACCGGGCCATCAACGTAGAGCGGATCGCGCGCGCGGGCTTCGCGGCGCTCCGCAATGGTGATGCTCGACCGCCATTCTTCACTGACGAAATTATGACCAAGGCGCGTCAGATGCACGCGCGCGTTCGCAATGGTCTTGTTGACACGATCATCGATTCGCCTGACGCTTCCGAGCCTATCGTCATCGACACGGTTGCGGCGGGCGGCGCGGAGCGAACCTTTGCGGCTCAGAAGGCCGCCGCGCCGAAACCCTACCGCGAGCTTGGCAGTATCGAAGGGTTTGTGTCGAAGGCCGAGCTGGACGGATTTAGCCGGGCGGTCCTGCGCTTTTGGGCGCGGACCAATGGCGCGGAGATCAAGGCCGTTGCGACCGGAGAGGCGTTCAAGCAGCTAGAGGAAATGCGCCTGTCCGATGTTTGGCATGGGGTGCGCGTGCGTGTTTACGGCACGATCAGCTACAAGAGCCTTGGTATTATCGACAGCATGACCGCGACGGGAATCGAAGTTCTCGACCGGAGCCATCTACCGGGGATCGACGAAATCGTTGACCCCAACTTCACGGGCGGCTTGTCGGTCGAAGAATTTTTGGCAGAACAACGCCGTGATTAAGCATCCGCCCCGCATCTACTGGGACGCTTGCGCGTGGATATCCTACATCAACAAGGAAATGCCGGGGCCGGGCAAGAACTTCACGGACGCGCGCTTTGATATGTGCCGTGAGACGCTGAAGGCTGCGGAGGCCGGGGAGATCGAGATCGTCACATCGGCGTTCACGCTGGCCGAAGTCTGCAAACGCGCGCCCGATCCAACATCGCCCGCGATCAACCTGCCCGCGTTCTTTGACCAGTCTTACATCCTGCTTGTGCCGGTCGATAAGGCTATCGGACAGCGCGCGCAGAACTTGCAGTTGGCAGGACTATTCGGGGTCAAGCCGCCCGACGCGGTGCACCTTGCATCGGCGCTCGTTCACAGTGTCCCGGTGCTGCACTCGTTCGACACCGATCTACTCGACTTAGATATGCGGCTCACGCTCGACGACGGCAACCAACTCAAAATCTGCAGGCCGACGCACGAGAAGCCGACTCCAGGCTTGCTGGAAAAGATGCGCGATGGCTAACCCTAAGAAACCGCCCCTGACCGACGCCGAGCGCCACAAGCGCTTCAAGGACATGGCTCGCGAAGTCGAAGCGGTCGATGCGCCCGATGCTTTTGACCGCGCCTTCAGGCGTGTCGTCCCGCTCGACAAGCCAGCGCCGGGCAAGTCAGAGTGAGCCAGTGGGACGGCAACAATTACCAGTTATACACCCAGATTTTGATCGGCGGTTGCGTCATCTGCCTTCTGGTCGATCGGTTTGCCGCCACCGGTGACGGATCGCTTTTTGGCCTAGCCATCCTGTTCCTGATCGTTGGCATCTTCCTAGTGCCGGAAGGCCCGCAGCCACCGAACTAGCCCATATGGTGCGTGGTATGCGAAGTGTATCATCGCCTCAAACTCCCAATGAGCGAGCTGCCCGCCCACCCATGAACCTAAATAGGAGACCCAGTCACCGTCGTTGAACAGTCGGGCGCCCGGAACCGGACACCTAGCCGCATCAAGAAATCCGACCTCACGCAGCTGAGGAAGCAATAGCCCGACCGGGGTCCAAATCGTTGGTTTTTCCCAAACTCAAGCTCATAGAACCGTTCTTGGGTGTCGGCGTCAAAGCCGCCAAAGTCGGCCGTGCCGTCACCGTTCCTTTTGGAGGAAAGGACACTAGGGCCATGCTGAGCGAGCGCTTCCGTGAGGAGCACTCTGGCAAAGCGGAAAGCAGGCGCGCGCAACTTTAAGAAAGACCAGATTCGTCGGCCAAGTGATAACTCAGTCGACGTTGACCTATGGCGGGGTCCGACTCCCACTTCGCGACCATTTTCCCACATGAAATTAGATTGTGAACTGCTCGTTGGACTTGGAACCTGTGAGCTCGATCCCCGAGCTGGGTCGTCGCCCTCCGCCATGGGGAAACCAAGGGCCGCATACCGACCATTTTGTGAAAGTACTCGTGCACTTCGGCACTCCTGATTAGCTGATCTGAAGAAGGAATGAGGACCATTCAGCCATGAGTGCGCGCCGCTGCTCGAGCGCGTCACCTCGGCGGTAAGCCCGCTCGACTTCGTTGCCGACCTGGTGAGCCAGAGCCTGCTCCGCGATCTCGCGCGGGTAAGTGGTGGTCTCGCCGGCCCAGTCGCGGAACGACGAGCGGAAGCCGTGGACGGTAACTCCAAGGCACTTCATCCGGCGCAGCAGCATGGCCATCGCCATGTTGGACATCGGCCTTTCGGGGTCGGCGCCGGGGAATACCAGCGGCCCTGTCCGCGTCAGGCTGTTCAGCAGATCGACCGCGGGCTTGCTGAGCGGAACGCGATGCTCCTTGCCCGCTTTCATC
Protein-coding sequences here:
- a CDS encoding PIN domain-containing protein, encoding MPGPGKNFTDARFDMCRETLKAAEAGEIEIVTSAFTLAEVCKRAPDPTSPAINLPAFFDQSYILLVPVDKAIGQRAQNLQLAGLFGVKPPDAVHLASALVHSVPVLHSFDTDLLDLDMRLTLDDGNQLKICRPTHEKPTPGLLEKMRDG